Genomic segment of Triticum aestivum cultivar Chinese Spring chromosome 6A, IWGSC CS RefSeq v2.1, whole genome shotgun sequence:
CTACCAATCCTTAGGAATATGTGTACGTATTCACATATttgttttcagatttttttgagcatcgaaagtgtgtttttcaaaaaattcaaatatcAAGAACAGTGAAGGTCGGCCTCTGCAGCCACTTTTCCTCGCACCCCCACCCTACCCACCCCCCTCACCGCAACTGAGGCCTGACAGTCACCCAGTACGGCCAGCGACCCCGACGCCGTAACCCGATTATTCCGACGGGCCGCCGTGTCAGCGACGCAGAAGATCTATCATCTATCATCCGTCGTCCCCGCCTGACACGGTAGCCCCCGAGGACGGACCGGGTTCCGTAGCAAAGGACGCCTCACGTACAGGCAGCGCACGGGTGCGCCACGCACCACCGGCTAATCTAATCTTCTAATCTCCTCCCGGCCCGCACAAGCCGTGCAAGTCCTATAAAAACCACCGCAAGCGCCGCGAACCACACCGCACCACACACACGAACACACACCTCTTGATTGGCTCCTTGGCTCTCTAGTTGCCTGCAATAGCACCACTAGCAGCAGCAGCGACCGCGAGAGGGCGGCTGCAGTTGGACCGCCGGCGAGGGAGCTGCCATCATCATGCAAGGGGACCTGGCGGAGAAGAGGGGGAAGGTGAAGAAGGGGTGGCTGGCTGTGCGCGTCGGCCAGGCGCAGGCGGAGCAGCAGGGCGACGGGTTCCGGCGGTTCGTCATCCCCATCGCCTACCTCTACCACCCGCTGTTCCAGCGCCTGCTGGAGGCGGCCGGGGACACGTACGGCTACAGCTCGGCCGGCCCGCTCTGGCTGCCCTGCTCCGTCGACGAGTTCCTCCGCCTGCGCGCGCTCGTCGACCGGGAGACGGCGcactcgcactcctcctcctcctcgcaccgCGTACACGCCGGCGGCTACCAGCAGCAAGCCTACTCGTTCGCCCCGTGCACCCGCGTAAAACTCACGTCCTGATCGACCCACATCGATCATCGAGCCCCGGCCCGCCGGCTTTCGTTTGTTGAGCACTGGAGAGATCAAGCGGCGGGAGTACATCGGCCTGCCGGAGACAACATTCACACATGTACATGTATACGTACATAGAGAGAGATACCAGATATGGAGGTGCATGAGAGGCAGTCAGTAGGTGATTACTGATTAGTCAGTTACCGGTGAGAGCAGGTATAGCACAGGCCAAGATTTGATTGATCCTTTTTGTATTGATTGGTATCAGGTCGCCTGATGAAACCAGTAGGCTTTTGGATATATTTTTTCTAGGATTAAAGGGATTTATGTTGTAAGACAACATCAAATGAGAAGTTAGGGA
This window contains:
- the LOC123131050 gene encoding auxin-responsive protein SAUR32-like, which translates into the protein MQGDLAEKRGKVKKGWLAVRVGQAQAEQQGDGFRRFVIPIAYLYHPLFQRLLEAAGDTYGYSSAGPLWLPCSVDEFLRLRALVDRETAHSHSSSSSHRVHAGGYQQQAYSFAPCTRVKLTS